A genomic segment from Paenibacillus sp. FSL K6-1096 encodes:
- a CDS encoding glycosyltransferase produces the protein MKIAIAHDYLIQMGGAERVVEVFHHMYPEAPIFTTVFNGSRLTDNLKDADIRASWLQKIPGVKQNFKGVLPLYPMAVRDLDFSGYDIVLSSSSAFMKSIQVPESTFHLCYCHTPMRFAWDYDTYMERQSNSGLFKRLLKVYMQRLKSWDQRTSKNVNQFVANSSVVKTRIQNYYHRDSDVIFPPINTARFTASPTIGDYYLIVSRLVSYKRIDLAVEAFNRNGLKLYIVGDGPDRKRLEGMAKGNVSFLGRLADEEVTGLMSQCRAFIFPGEEDFGITPLEANAAGRPVIAYQAGGALDTIIPYVNGVFFPHQEVDDLLKAIDEVESYAWDIDQIMGHARKFDEQAFMVRFKQYVEQAYVNFLRGG, from the coding sequence ATGAAAATTGCGATCGCGCACGATTATTTAATCCAGATGGGCGGAGCGGAGCGGGTGGTGGAGGTCTTTCATCACATGTATCCCGAGGCTCCGATCTTCACAACGGTATTTAACGGAAGCCGCCTGACCGATAACCTCAAAGATGCGGATATCCGGGCCTCGTGGCTGCAGAAAATTCCGGGCGTGAAGCAGAATTTCAAGGGAGTGCTGCCGCTCTACCCTATGGCGGTCCGCGATCTGGACTTCAGCGGGTATGATATCGTCCTAAGCTCCAGCAGTGCTTTTATGAAAAGCATCCAGGTGCCCGAGTCCACCTTCCATCTGTGTTACTGTCACACCCCCATGCGCTTCGCCTGGGACTACGACACATATATGGAGCGGCAGTCCAATTCGGGATTGTTCAAAAGACTGCTGAAGGTCTACATGCAGCGCCTGAAAAGCTGGGACCAGCGCACCTCCAAAAATGTCAACCAGTTCGTAGCCAACTCTTCGGTGGTGAAGACGCGGATACAGAATTATTACCATCGCGATTCCGATGTCATTTTCCCGCCGATCAATACGGCCCGTTTCACCGCCTCCCCGACCATCGGGGATTACTATCTGATCGTCTCCCGGCTGGTCTCCTACAAGCGGATTGACCTGGCGGTGGAGGCGTTCAACCGCAACGGTCTGAAGCTGTACATCGTCGGTGACGGGCCGGACCGCAAGCGTCTGGAAGGGATGGCCAAAGGAAATGTCTCCTTCCTGGGCCGGCTGGCGGATGAAGAGGTGACAGGGCTGATGTCGCAGTGCCGGGCGTTTATTTTTCCGGGGGAGGAAGACTTCGGGATCACGCCGCTGGAGGCCAACGCCGCAGGAAGACCGGTTATTGCCTACCAGGCCGGCGGAGCGCTGGATACGATTATTCCTTATGTGAACGGCGTCTTCTTCCCGCATCAGGAGGTTGATGATCTGCTTAAGGCCATTGATGAGGTGGAGTCCTATGCGTGGGATATCGACCAGATTATGGGCCATGCACGCAAATTCGATGAGCAGGCGTTTATGGTCCGGTTCAAGCAGTATGTGGAACAGGCCTACGTCAATTTCCTAAGAGGAGGATGA
- a CDS encoding glycosyltransferase family 4 protein has protein sequence MLKVAYIDHTAKWSGGEVALFNILTNIGEQIKPLVILAEEGKLAERLRERGIDVRIVPLDESIRTRGRNTVNLGAPAAALKLLAYGRRLAPLLKEEQVDCVHTNSLKSAFYGAVAAKKAGVPLIWHIRDHIGAPYLKPVVAKAIRLLSRLLPNGVIANSHSTLNALELPRSKKTLVVYSAFAKAIGEGIARREQKDFNVLLVGRLAHWKGQHIVLEAAKAFKNDSRVKFWLAGDALFGEEEYKQGLIQQMQRDNITNVSLLGHVDDIQGLMSRADLLIHTSITPEPFGQVIVEGMAAGLPVIASNEGGPVEIVVPGETGLLIQPGDPAVLAESITWMLNHPEERRVMADQGMKRVKEHFVIENTVKDIVNYYKGLLAAT, from the coding sequence ATGCTGAAGGTTGCTTATATCGATCACACCGCCAAGTGGAGCGGCGGCGAGGTAGCCCTGTTCAACATTCTCACCAATATCGGTGAGCAGATTAAGCCGCTGGTGATTCTGGCGGAGGAAGGGAAGCTTGCTGAACGTCTGCGCGAGCGGGGCATTGATGTGCGGATTGTCCCGCTGGATGAGAGCATCCGCACCCGCGGGCGCAACACGGTGAATCTCGGTGCTCCGGCGGCGGCGCTGAAGCTGCTGGCCTACGGCCGGAGGCTCGCCCCGCTGCTGAAGGAGGAGCAGGTGGATTGTGTACACACCAATTCCCTGAAGTCGGCCTTCTATGGAGCAGTGGCTGCCAAAAAAGCCGGCGTGCCCCTGATCTGGCACATCCGCGATCACATCGGGGCGCCTTACCTGAAGCCGGTTGTCGCCAAAGCGATCCGGCTGCTGTCACGCCTGCTGCCGAACGGCGTCATTGCCAACTCCCATTCCACGCTGAATGCGCTGGAGCTGCCGCGCTCGAAGAAGACGCTGGTCGTCTACTCAGCGTTCGCCAAGGCCATCGGCGAGGGCATCGCAAGGCGCGAGCAGAAGGATTTCAACGTCCTGCTGGTCGGCCGCCTGGCCCACTGGAAGGGCCAGCATATTGTGCTTGAAGCGGCCAAGGCCTTCAAGAATGACAGCCGGGTGAAGTTCTGGCTGGCCGGGGACGCCTTATTCGGAGAAGAGGAATACAAGCAAGGATTAATCCAGCAAATGCAGCGGGACAACATTACCAATGTCAGCCTGCTGGGTCATGTGGATGATATACAAGGACTGATGAGCAGAGCAGATCTGCTGATCCATACGTCCATCACGCCTGAGCCGTTCGGCCAGGTGATTGTCGAAGGCATGGCGGCCGGACTGCCGGTGATCGCCTCCAATGAAGGCGGGCCGGTGGAGATCGTGGTTCCCGGCGAGACGGGGCTGCTGATCCAGCCCGGAGATCCCGCGGTTCTTGCCGAATCCATCACCTGGATGCTGAACCACCCCGAGGAGCGTAGAGTGATGGCGGACCAGGGAATGAAGCGGGTGAAGGAGCATTTTGTCATCGAGAACACGGTTAAGGACATTGTCAATTACTACAAGGGTCTGCTGGCTGCTACCTGA
- a CDS encoding glycosyltransferase family 4 protein, translating to MSYNDGLNIMTTGLSWPSLQPGGLNTYFKSVCEQLSMRNRVHALICSQETPETPKELIIHNAGDPKETIWKRKEAFQRKAAALMGEGSGRIDILYTHFAPYGIGPAIEAKKRGIPVIMTFHGPWNEEMKIEGQGIKHRVKTTIAKSIEHKAYKLADKFIVLSDYFRNMLHELHGVPLHKIIVIPGAANIERFTPAPNRLAIRRTLNLPEGATTVLTVRRLMNRMGLLQLLEAWRQVSERFPNAILLIGGKGPLRGELEERIADYGLGNKVRLLGYIPDHELASYYQAADMFVVPSQALEGFGLITVEALSSGLPVMATPVGGNKEILQGFRPELLFKSAASEDMAEGMIHMLGNRKLLPSREECRNHVLEKYTWQHVGDQVESVFLDTLGKDVAAGC from the coding sequence ATGTCGTACAATGACGGGTTGAACATTATGACGACCGGCCTCAGCTGGCCTTCGTTACAGCCCGGCGGGCTGAACACGTACTTCAAATCTGTATGCGAGCAGCTCTCCATGCGCAACCGGGTGCATGCCCTGATCTGCAGCCAAGAGACACCGGAGACCCCGAAGGAGCTGATCATCCACAACGCCGGGGATCCGAAGGAGACCATCTGGAAGCGCAAGGAGGCCTTCCAGCGCAAGGCGGCAGCCCTGATGGGCGAGGGCAGCGGCAGGATTGATATCCTCTATACCCACTTTGCCCCATACGGCATCGGACCGGCCATCGAGGCGAAGAAGCGGGGCATCCCGGTAATCATGACCTTCCACGGCCCCTGGAACGAAGAGATGAAGATCGAGGGCCAGGGCATCAAGCACAGAGTCAAGACAACGATTGCCAAATCGATTGAACATAAAGCCTACAAGCTGGCGGACAAATTCATCGTGCTGAGCGATTATTTCCGCAACATGCTGCACGAGCTGCACGGAGTGCCGCTGCACAAGATCATCGTCATTCCGGGGGCAGCCAACATCGAGCGATTCACCCCGGCCCCGAACCGGCTGGCTATCCGCCGGACGCTGAACCTCCCGGAAGGCGCCACCACGGTGCTGACCGTCCGGCGGCTGATGAACCGGATGGGCCTCCTGCAGCTCCTGGAAGCCTGGAGACAGGTGTCCGAACGGTTCCCGAACGCGATTCTGCTGATCGGGGGCAAGGGCCCGCTGCGCGGAGAGCTGGAGGAGCGGATCGCCGATTACGGGCTGGGCAACAAGGTCCGGCTGCTCGGCTACATTCCCGATCATGAGCTGGCCTCCTACTATCAGGCGGCGGACATGTTCGTGGTTCCGTCCCAGGCGCTGGAAGGCTTCGGCCTGATCACGGTCGAGGCGCTGTCCTCCGGGCTTCCGGTGATGGCGACTCCGGTCGGCGGCAACAAGGAGATTCTGCAGGGCTTCCGCCCGGAGCTGCTGTTCAAGAGCGCGGCCAGCGAAGATATGGCGGAAGGCATGATTCATATGCTGGGCAACCGCAAGCTGCTGCCGAGCCGGGAGGAATGCCGGAATCATGTGCTGGAGAAGTACACCTGGCAGCATGTAGGCGATCAGGTAGAGTCGGTATTCCTTGATACTCTGGGAAAGGATGTGGCAGCAGGATGCTGA
- a CDS encoding O-antigen ligase family protein → MAIICASALLLPLAIGFASAKLSSSNSLQGVILAGILFPAFLLALLKTRLLVPYTLLIWAVAPELRRIADWYEGVYHSVSLLSLAPLLTGATLAIPVLREIHRVRKSSTRILLLFSVALAYGAIIGLAKNGIGSVYDLANYIVPLLLIPFFAVTKFGPKDIDRLLYAFANIAVLVAIYGIVQYLTVPPWDAFWMNHADMMSIGTPYPLEIRVFSTLNSPGPAATFLVFALVPMILEPRWRGTLRWIGVMLVVVCLLTTLVRSAWLVLLVMLLVYIASSPSRGKWKSLLQLVFVAAALFWVVPKLPGAEGLVARVETLSDVQEDHSYNERLTLWTNMLPMVASNPVGQGIGSVGQGTKLGNGGELGEYGNMDNGVIALLLTFGILGALFFFGALGVVVKEIGARVLRKNELQPYARLALAAWMGAVASLVSDNGFPGLKGYLVWMLIGLGLSAAELTQSRKKGMPHAAVKRQVTSR, encoded by the coding sequence ATGGCCATAATCTGTGCCTCGGCACTTCTCCTGCCGCTTGCGATCGGCTTCGCCAGCGCAAAGCTGAGCTCCTCGAACAGCCTGCAGGGCGTGATCCTGGCAGGCATCCTTTTCCCGGCCTTTCTGCTGGCGCTGCTGAAGACGCGGCTCCTGGTCCCGTACACGCTGCTGATCTGGGCGGTGGCCCCGGAGCTGCGGCGGATCGCTGACTGGTATGAAGGGGTGTACCACTCCGTCTCCCTGCTCAGTCTGGCCCCGCTGCTGACCGGCGCGACCCTGGCGATACCGGTGCTGAGGGAGATACACCGGGTCCGCAAATCCTCCACCCGGATTCTCCTGCTGTTCTCGGTCGCGCTGGCTTACGGCGCGATCATCGGGCTGGCGAAGAACGGCATCGGCTCGGTCTACGATCTGGCGAATTATATCGTGCCGCTGCTCCTGATCCCGTTCTTCGCGGTTACGAAGTTTGGGCCGAAGGATATCGACCGGCTGTTGTACGCTTTTGCCAATATTGCTGTGCTGGTCGCCATCTACGGAATTGTGCAGTACCTGACCGTTCCCCCCTGGGATGCCTTCTGGATGAACCACGCGGATATGATGTCGATCGGTACGCCGTACCCTCTGGAAATCCGGGTCTTCTCTACCCTGAACTCGCCGGGGCCGGCGGCTACCTTCCTGGTCTTCGCACTGGTGCCGATGATTCTGGAGCCGAGGTGGCGCGGGACGCTGCGGTGGATCGGCGTGATGCTCGTAGTGGTCTGCCTGCTGACTACGCTGGTCCGCTCGGCTTGGCTGGTGCTGCTGGTCATGCTGCTGGTCTACATCGCTTCCTCACCGTCCAGAGGCAAGTGGAAATCACTGCTTCAGCTGGTGTTCGTGGCGGCGGCGCTGTTCTGGGTCGTTCCGAAGCTGCCGGGAGCCGAAGGGCTGGTGGCCCGGGTGGAGACGCTCTCCGATGTGCAGGAGGATCACTCCTACAATGAACGCCTCACCCTCTGGACCAATATGCTGCCGATGGTGGCCAGCAATCCGGTGGGCCAGGGCATCGGCAGCGTAGGACAGGGCACGAAGCTCGGCAACGGCGGGGAGCTGGGCGAGTACGGGAACATGGATAACGGAGTCATCGCTCTGCTGCTGACCTTCGGTATCCTTGGCGCATTGTTCTTCTTCGGGGCGCTCGGCGTAGTCGTCAAAGAGATTGGCGCCAGAGTCTTGCGGAAGAATGAGCTGCAGCCCTATGCCAGACTTGCACTGGCGGCCTGGATGGGGGCGGTGGCCAGCCTGGTCTCGGATAACGGCTTCCCCGGACTGAAGGGGTATCTGGTCTGGATGCTGATCGGGCTTGGCCTTAGCGCCGCAGAGTTAACACAGAGCAGAAAGAAGGGAATGCCTCATGCAGCAGTCAAGCGCCAAGTCACTTCCCGCTAA
- a CDS encoding sugar phosphate nucleotidyltransferase translates to MKLVLLSGGSGKRLWPLSNDSRSKQFLKVLESPAGEPESMVQRVWRQLEENGMAGSSYLATGRSQVEMIQSQLGSEVPIIVEPERRDTFPAIALTAAYLYSIAGVSPSETVAILPVDPYVESSFFETVQQLENTMLVSGANLALMGVVPEHASEKYGYIIPTDAEPGASGYLKVSHFQEKPDRQQAEELIRRNALWNCGVFAFRLGYLLDILQRKGLPLNYEELQKQYKLLSSISFDYEVVEKEENIVVQPYAGFWKDLGTWNTLTEEMTNNLVGKGFVTADSEGTSLINELDIPITVIGAKDLIVAASPDGILVTHKTESPRIKEVLKSFEQRPMYEERRWGHYKVIDYVKYDEGNEVLTKRIFINEGKNISYQLHHKRSEIWTFVSGEASIVINEKQHNVKAGDVVRIPEGTKHAILALTDVEFIEVQTGSELVEEDNIRITLDWEDIQLHQFIS, encoded by the coding sequence ATGAAACTGGTACTTCTATCAGGCGGTTCAGGTAAGCGGCTCTGGCCCTTGTCCAATGATTCACGGTCCAAGCAATTTCTGAAGGTATTGGAGAGCCCGGCAGGCGAACCGGAATCGATGGTTCAGCGCGTATGGAGACAACTCGAAGAGAACGGCATGGCCGGGTCTTCTTACTTGGCAACCGGCCGCAGCCAGGTCGAGATGATTCAGAGCCAGCTCGGCAGCGAGGTGCCGATCATCGTGGAGCCGGAACGGCGGGATACCTTCCCGGCCATTGCGTTGACCGCAGCGTACCTGTATTCCATCGCCGGCGTCTCGCCAAGCGAGACCGTGGCAATTCTGCCGGTGGACCCGTATGTGGAGTCTTCCTTTTTTGAGACCGTACAGCAGCTGGAGAACACCATGCTGGTGAGCGGGGCGAATCTGGCGCTGATGGGCGTTGTTCCCGAACATGCGTCAGAGAAATACGGCTATATCATTCCAACGGATGCCGAGCCGGGCGCTAGCGGATATCTGAAGGTGAGCCACTTCCAGGAGAAGCCGGACCGCCAGCAGGCCGAGGAGCTGATCCGCCGGAACGCCCTGTGGAACTGCGGGGTATTCGCCTTCCGTCTGGGCTATCTGCTGGATATCCTGCAGCGCAAAGGGCTGCCGCTGAACTACGAGGAGCTGCAGAAGCAGTATAAGCTGCTGTCCTCGATCAGCTTCGATTATGAAGTGGTAGAGAAAGAGGAGAACATCGTGGTTCAGCCGTACGCCGGATTCTGGAAGGACTTGGGCACCTGGAACACGCTGACCGAGGAGATGACCAACAATCTTGTCGGCAAAGGCTTCGTAACCGCAGACTCCGAAGGCACCTCCCTGATTAACGAGCTGGATATTCCGATTACGGTGATCGGGGCCAAGGATCTTATTGTGGCGGCCAGCCCGGACGGGATTCTGGTGACCCATAAGACGGAGAGCCCGCGGATTAAGGAGGTGCTGAAGTCTTTTGAACAGAGACCGATGTATGAGGAACGCCGCTGGGGCCACTACAAGGTGATTGACTATGTGAAGTACGATGAAGGCAATGAGGTGCTGACCAAGCGGATCTTCATCAATGAGGGCAAAAATATCAGCTACCAGCTGCATCACAAGCGCAGTGAAATCTGGACGTTTGTCAGCGGGGAAGCGAGCATTGTCATTAACGAGAAGCAGCATAATGTGAAGGCGGGCGATGTGGTGCGCATTCCCGAGGGGACCAAGCATGCCATCCTGGCCCTGACCGATGTGGAGTTCATTGAGGTGCAGACCGGGTCGGAGCTGGTGGAGGAGGATAATATCCGCATCACTCTGGATTGGGAGGATATTCAACTGCATCAGTTCATTTCATAG
- a CDS encoding UDP-glucose/GDP-mannose dehydrogenase family protein encodes MKLAVIGTGYVGLVSGVCFTLNGNHVICVDKDEQKIGKLNRMESPIYEPGIEALIEMNLREGRLSFSSDLQESVRRSDIVILAVGTPSLPGGEADLRYIEGAAAEIAQAMEGYKIIMTKSTVPVGTNEKIRKLIASHTHHPFDIVSAPEFLREGSAIRDTLHPDRIVIGLDNPSLEPTMRELHQGFTENIFVTDIRSAEMIKYASNAFLATKISFINEIANICEKVGADVTEVAEGMGMDRRIGSTFLQAGIGYGGSCFPKDTNALIQIAGNVDYEFKLLKSVVEVNKDQRFMILSKLHESLGSLRGAVIGIWGLAFKPNTDDVREAPAREIVEALVAEGAVVKLYDPIAADNFRREYDHPQLRWCGLAEEAAENSDAVCLLTDWSQFKEINLHVLAGTMRRKVLIDGRNVYDKEQIEGTGLEYISVGRPQMGGLSGYSPSVAGAV; translated from the coding sequence ATGAAACTCGCAGTTATCGGTACCGGCTATGTAGGACTTGTATCAGGCGTGTGCTTCACCCTGAATGGAAATCATGTCATCTGCGTGGATAAGGATGAGCAAAAGATCGGGAAGCTGAACCGGATGGAGTCTCCCATCTATGAGCCGGGCATCGAGGCCCTGATCGAGATGAATCTGCGGGAGGGCCGGCTGAGCTTCTCCTCCGATCTGCAGGAATCGGTCCGCCGGTCAGATATCGTCATTCTGGCGGTGGGAACCCCTTCCCTTCCGGGCGGCGAAGCCGATCTGAGATACATTGAAGGCGCGGCTGCCGAGATTGCCCAGGCGATGGAAGGCTACAAGATCATTATGACTAAATCGACCGTACCTGTAGGCACCAATGAGAAAATCCGCAAGCTGATCGCCTCGCACACCCATCATCCCTTCGATATCGTCTCCGCCCCCGAGTTCCTCCGCGAAGGCTCCGCCATCCGCGATACGCTTCATCCGGACCGGATCGTTATCGGACTGGATAATCCGTCGCTTGAGCCGACCATGCGTGAGCTGCATCAAGGGTTCACGGAGAATATATTCGTCACGGATATCCGCAGCGCCGAGATGATTAAGTATGCGTCTAATGCTTTTCTGGCGACGAAGATCTCGTTCATTAATGAGATTGCCAACATCTGTGAAAAGGTGGGAGCCGACGTAACCGAGGTAGCCGAGGGAATGGGAATGGACCGGAGAATCGGATCGACCTTCCTGCAGGCCGGCATCGGCTATGGCGGCTCCTGCTTCCCGAAGGATACCAATGCGCTGATTCAGATTGCCGGCAACGTGGATTATGAGTTCAAGCTGCTCAAATCGGTTGTTGAGGTCAATAAGGACCAGCGGTTCATGATCCTCTCGAAGCTGCATGAATCGCTTGGCAGCCTGCGCGGAGCGGTCATCGGCATCTGGGGCCTGGCGTTCAAGCCGAACACCGACGATGTACGTGAGGCTCCGGCCCGCGAGATCGTGGAGGCGCTGGTCGCAGAGGGAGCGGTCGTGAAGCTGTACGATCCGATCGCTGCGGATAACTTCCGCCGGGAATACGACCACCCGCAGCTGCGCTGGTGCGGCCTGGCGGAAGAGGCGGCGGAGAACAGCGATGCCGTCTGCCTGCTGACCGACTGGAGCCAGTTCAAGGAGATCAATCTGCATGTGCTGGCCGGAACTATGCGCCGCAAGGTGCTGATCGACGGCCGCAACGTCTACGACAAGGAGCAGATCGAGGGCACCGGCCTCGAATACATCTCCGTCGGCCGCCCGCAGATGGGCGGGCTCAGCGGCTACTCGCCTAGCGTGGCTGGCGCGGTGTAG
- a CDS encoding oligosaccharide flippase family protein: protein MQQSSAKSLPANRVWSTFRRFTKSKDNSSAAVKTMFVSVLILLVNMLTGVLTARYLGPSGRGEQTAMVNWSQFLAFSMSFGIPSALIYNAKRNPQDAGVLYRIALLIGLAFGTLAMVVGILVLPYWLKSFSHEVVVFAQWSMILCPLIVISQINNAAFQFRGDYRTFNWTRYLVPMLTLAAIGLLILTGYMNPYTTALAYLVPSVPIFIGMTILLQRTYRVKLREAVLNFKRLFTYGLGSYGNDLLGQFSVYIDQIIIAGLLRPADLGLYAVAVSLSRMVNFFANSITVVLFPKASELSKDEAVALTFKAFRISTTCTLLGAVFLMLAAPLVIPLLYGREFNTALTVFRLLLLEVTISGGTLILAQVFMALGKPKFVSILQGVGLILVIPLLFLLVPKFGLFGAGAAMLSSAVLRFLFIILNIRYNLKVKLPRLLINGQDLQWLKTTMNSYIRKKPV, encoded by the coding sequence ATGCAGCAGTCAAGCGCCAAGTCACTTCCCGCTAACCGGGTCTGGTCGACCTTCCGGCGGTTCACGAAGAGCAAGGACAACAGCTCGGCTGCCGTCAAAACCATGTTCGTCAGCGTGCTGATCCTGCTGGTCAATATGCTGACCGGCGTGCTGACCGCCCGCTATCTCGGCCCGTCAGGCCGCGGGGAGCAGACAGCGATGGTGAACTGGTCGCAATTCCTGGCCTTCAGCATGAGCTTCGGGATTCCCTCGGCGCTGATCTACAATGCCAAACGGAACCCGCAGGATGCCGGCGTGCTGTACCGGATCGCGCTATTGATCGGGCTTGCCTTCGGAACCCTGGCCATGGTGGTCGGCATTCTCGTCTTGCCTTACTGGCTGAAGTCGTTCAGCCATGAGGTGGTGGTGTTCGCCCAGTGGTCGATGATTCTCTGCCCGCTGATCGTCATCTCGCAGATCAACAATGCCGCCTTCCAGTTCAGAGGCGATTACCGGACCTTCAACTGGACCCGTTATCTGGTGCCTATGCTCACACTGGCGGCCATCGGCCTGCTGATCCTGACCGGATACATGAATCCGTACACGACCGCGCTGGCTTATCTGGTGCCCTCGGTTCCGATATTCATCGGCATGACCATCCTGCTGCAGCGGACCTACAGGGTGAAGCTGAGAGAAGCGGTGCTCAATTTCAAGAGATTATTCACCTACGGTCTCGGCTCCTACGGGAACGACCTGCTCGGACAGTTCTCGGTGTACATAGACCAGATCATCATTGCCGGATTGCTGAGACCGGCAGATCTGGGGCTCTATGCGGTTGCGGTCAGCCTGTCGCGCATGGTCAACTTCTTCGCCAATTCGATCACGGTGGTCCTTTTCCCGAAGGCCTCCGAGCTGTCGAAGGACGAAGCGGTGGCCCTGACGTTCAAGGCTTTCCGGATCAGTACCACTTGTACTCTGCTTGGCGCAGTATTCCTGATGCTGGCCGCGCCTCTGGTGATCCCGCTGCTCTACGGCAGGGAGTTCAACACCGCGCTGACCGTGTTCCGCCTGCTGCTGCTTGAGGTTACCATCAGCGGCGGCACGCTGATTCTGGCCCAGGTGTTCATGGCGCTCGGCAAGCCGAAGTTCGTCTCGATCCTGCAGGGCGTCGGCCTGATCCTGGTGATCCCGCTGCTGTTCCTGCTGGTGCCGAAGTTCGGGCTGTTCGGAGCCGGGGCGGCTATGCTGTCATCAGCGGTGCTGCGGTTCCTGTTCATTATTCTGAATATCAGATACAACCTGAAGGTCAAGCTTCCGCGGCTGCTCATTAACGGCCAGGACCTTCAGTGGCTGAAGACGACGATGAATTCGTACATTCGCAAGAAGCCTGTGTAG
- a CDS encoding glycosyltransferase family 2 protein, translating to MDSLTNVLGGRGSYPISAVIIAQDDEVRIAKAIQSCRLFADEVVVIDGGSTDGTVQLSESLGCRVFVNPWPGYAKQREFGVAHAVHDWVFLIDTDEVVSDELARDILERKPGLTDATVAFSLYRIGDFLGKWLDKGEYLVRLYNRKEYSIRNSLVHEIPEVAEERTVKLNGTLWHQGFRSINDHVARFNKYTDLEAETAFASGKPFKLSRLLLRPPARFVQKYFLHGLFKKGISGFAVSVFWVMYEFMVGFKHYELHSAGKLARHNEAGQAEKKKKSKGERSYVVQ from the coding sequence ATGGATTCACTGACAAATGTGCTTGGCGGCCGGGGCAGCTACCCGATCTCGGCAGTCATCATCGCCCAGGACGACGAAGTCCGGATAGCCAAGGCCATTCAGTCTTGCAGGTTATTCGCCGATGAGGTGGTTGTCATCGACGGAGGGAGCACAGACGGAACGGTACAGCTGTCCGAGAGCCTGGGGTGCCGGGTGTTCGTCAACCCATGGCCCGGATATGCCAAACAAAGGGAATTCGGAGTGGCGCACGCGGTCCATGACTGGGTCTTCCTGATCGATACGGACGAGGTGGTCAGCGATGAGCTGGCCCGCGACATTCTGGAGCGCAAGCCGGGACTGACGGATGCCACCGTGGCCTTCTCGCTGTACCGGATCGGGGATTTCCTGGGCAAGTGGCTGGACAAGGGCGAATATCTGGTGCGGCTGTATAACCGCAAGGAATACAGCATCCGCAACTCGCTGGTGCATGAGATCCCGGAGGTGGCCGAGGAGCGCACCGTGAAGCTGAACGGCACGCTGTGGCATCAAGGCTTCCGCAGCATCAACGACCATGTAGCCCGGTTCAACAAATATACCGATCTGGAAGCGGAGACCGCCTTCGCCAGCGGCAAGCCGTTCAAGCTGAGCCGGCTGCTGCTGCGTCCGCCGGCGCGCTTCGTGCAGAAGTACTTCCTGCACGGCCTGTTCAAGAAAGGCATCTCGGGATTCGCCGTATCCGTATTCTGGGTGATGTATGAATTCATGGTCGGCTTCAAGCATTACGAATTGCACAGCGCAGGCAAGCTGGCCCGGCATAACGAAGCGGGCCAGGCCGAGAAGAAGAAGAAGAGCAAGGGGGAGAGAAGCTATGTCGTACAATGA
- a CDS encoding WecB/TagA/CpsF family glycosyltransferase: MNQVNMFDVNFDNYDFMDLLDYIDRTIQERSQSYILTCNVDHVIKLRKDKEFQEVYSEAGAVVADGMPLIWASKMLGKPLKQKVSGADLFSRLGHAFQQRQYRLFFLGSAEGVAEQATKNLKAAYPDINVVGCYSPSYGFEHNEEENRQIIHMLTESQPDIVFVGVGAPKQEKWIYRHYTSYQAPISIGVGATFDFLSGSVKRAPDFMQRTGMEWLWRLSQEPGRLWKRYLVDDAQFLVLLLKELRKRDKMKSSRAE, encoded by the coding sequence ATGAACCAAGTGAACATGTTCGATGTCAATTTCGATAACTATGATTTCATGGACCTGCTTGATTACATCGACAGAACCATTCAGGAGCGGAGCCAATCCTACATCCTGACCTGCAATGTCGATCATGTGATCAAGCTCCGCAAGGACAAAGAGTTTCAGGAAGTGTATTCCGAAGCGGGCGCTGTGGTGGCCGACGGGATGCCGCTGATCTGGGCGTCCAAGATGCTCGGCAAGCCGCTGAAGCAGAAGGTGTCCGGCGCGGATCTGTTCAGCCGTCTGGGCCACGCCTTCCAGCAGAGGCAGTACCGTCTGTTCTTCCTCGGCTCGGCCGAAGGCGTAGCGGAGCAGGCGACGAAGAATCTGAAGGCCGCCTACCCGGACATCAATGTGGTTGGCTGCTATTCTCCCTCTTACGGCTTCGAGCACAACGAGGAGGAGAACCGGCAGATCATCCACATGCTGACCGAGAGCCAGCCGGACATTGTCTTCGTAGGCGTAGGTGCACCGAAGCAGGAGAAGTGGATCTACCGCCACTATACCTCCTACCAGGCACCGATCTCGATCGGTGTCGGCGCGACGTTCGATTTCCTGTCAGGCTCGGTGAAGCGGGCACCGGATTTCATGCAGCGGACCGGGATGGAGTGGCTCTGGAGACTGAGCCAGGAGCCGGGCCGCCTATGGAAAAGATACCTGGTGGACGATGCCCAGTTCCTCGTGCTGCTGCTCAAGGAGCTGCGCAAACGGGATAAGATGAAGAGCAGCCGTGCGGAGTGA